A section of the Spirosoma pollinicola genome encodes:
- a CDS encoding sensor histidine kinase, which translates to MKTLLRICLIAALVWLSGLTAWSQTSALFPIHAIPPDGVLLDKNWKWQAGDDPQWANPTFNDRRWQAIDPTKDIMDLPQLHESRISWLRLHFSLKDSIPHQLALLVWQIGASEIYLDGKRIHQLGNLTSDPHAIRAVNPAGKPISFPVSPSPSHVLAVRYALQPNLTYTTIFLYENRGFKAVVNTMEQSLDQYHQANDFERSSFRIGVIFILAILYLAFYLFYPVQRVYLYFSFYGFFQTCVWSIELYIRFQPRVDVQYLLHLVEFNLSVFDTVLMLWSIYSLLEQPKGRTFKALTVCGILCMMAGNFIYGWGWLLFGFFFLNLINLDVLRIVIRSIKQQRKGSWIILGGSLSFLLGWTLFTIAVLGYIPPPPVDTFSIAHLSIPIAVALYMGYESAIAHRALHHQLIEVERLSQEKQQLLATQNAILERQLVQQTNEVILERQLEEQRVNQLRSDFERRVAEAEMTGLRSQMNPHFIFNCLNSIKLYAIENESEKASEYLTKFSRLIRMVLENSRSERVTLQNELGTLRLYMDMEAMRFKHKLAFQIDVAPDVDAKFLEIPPLLIQPYVENAIWHGLMHKPAGGTVHVQATLPQETLLQLTITDDGVGRTRSAELKSKSASHRKSFGLKMTSERISLVNQIYQTHTQVVIRDLMDTSGQPVGTEVVLQIPI; encoded by the coding sequence ATGAAGACGCTGTTACGTATCTGTTTAATAGCCGCGCTGGTTTGGCTGTCCGGCCTGACAGCGTGGTCACAAACGTCGGCTCTCTTTCCTATCCATGCTATACCGCCAGATGGCGTTTTGCTGGACAAGAACTGGAAATGGCAGGCAGGTGATGATCCACAATGGGCAAATCCGACATTCAATGATCGTCGCTGGCAGGCCATCGATCCCACAAAAGACATCATGGATTTGCCGCAGCTACATGAGTCCCGCATTAGTTGGCTTCGCCTGCATTTTTCACTGAAAGATTCCATCCCGCATCAGTTGGCCCTGCTGGTCTGGCAGATTGGCGCATCGGAGATTTACCTGGATGGAAAACGTATTCATCAGCTAGGAAACCTAACCAGTGATCCACACGCGATTCGGGCAGTTAATCCGGCAGGCAAACCTATTTCGTTCCCGGTTAGCCCATCGCCTAGTCATGTGCTGGCGGTGCGGTACGCCTTACAGCCTAACCTTACATATACAACCATTTTTCTCTATGAAAACCGGGGGTTCAAGGCGGTCGTTAATACAATGGAACAATCCCTTGACCAGTACCATCAGGCCAACGATTTTGAAAGGAGCAGTTTCAGGATTGGCGTCATTTTCATTCTGGCCATCTTATACCTGGCCTTTTATCTTTTTTATCCGGTACAACGCGTGTACCTGTATTTTTCCTTTTATGGCTTTTTTCAAACCTGTGTCTGGTCAATTGAGCTATATATCCGCTTTCAACCCCGGGTCGACGTACAATACCTGCTGCACCTTGTCGAGTTTAATCTGTCCGTCTTTGATACAGTTCTGATGCTATGGTCCATCTATTCGCTCCTGGAGCAGCCCAAAGGCCGGACCTTTAAAGCGCTTACCGTTTGTGGCATTTTATGCATGATGGCGGGCAACTTTATTTACGGATGGGGCTGGTTACTCTTTGGCTTTTTCTTTCTGAATCTGATCAATCTGGATGTCCTCCGAATCGTGATCAGATCGATCAAACAACAGCGAAAAGGGTCCTGGATTATTTTGGGAGGAAGTCTTAGCTTCCTGTTAGGATGGACTTTGTTTACGATCGCAGTGCTGGGCTACATTCCTCCCCCGCCTGTTGATACGTTCAGCATTGCGCATTTGAGCATTCCCATTGCCGTAGCCCTGTATATGGGTTATGAATCAGCTATCGCCCACCGTGCTCTACACCATCAACTGATAGAGGTTGAACGCCTTTCTCAGGAAAAGCAACAGCTATTAGCGACACAAAATGCCATTCTGGAACGGCAGTTAGTTCAGCAAACCAATGAAGTTATCCTGGAACGTCAGCTCGAAGAGCAGCGCGTTAATCAGCTACGTTCTGATTTTGAACGCCGGGTAGCCGAAGCTGAAATGACCGGACTACGGTCGCAGATGAATCCGCACTTTATCTTTAATTGTCTCAATTCCATAAAGTTATACGCGATTGAAAATGAATCAGAAAAAGCGTCGGAGTATTTAACCAAATTCTCCCGTCTTATCCGGATGGTCCTCGAAAACTCCCGCTCCGAACGCGTGACGCTGCAAAACGAACTGGGAACGTTACGGCTCTATATGGATATGGAAGCGATGCGGTTCAAACACAAATTAGCATTCCAGATCGACGTAGCACCGGATGTCGATGCGAAATTTCTGGAGATACCCCCTTTATTGATTCAGCCTTACGTCGAAAATGCTATCTGGCATGGGCTGATGCACAAACCCGCGGGTGGTACCGTGCATGTACAAGCCACCTTACCCCAGGAAACATTGCTCCAGCTGACCATTACCGACGATGGCGTGGGGCGAACCCGGTCTGCCGAATTAAAAAGCAAATCGGCCAGTCACCGAAAATCGTTTGGGCTGAAGATGACCTCCGAGCGGATTTCACTCGTCAACCAGATTTATCAGACCCATACACAGGTAGTGATCAGGGACTTGATGGACACCAGCGGGCAGCCTGTCGGAACCGAAGTTGTTTTACAAATACCTATTTAA
- a CDS encoding DDE-type integrase/transposase/recombinase — translation MAQKKITDELIGDRCRLIDPQHEHLSIAQQCNLLSLPRSSYYYQPLGESVENPALMVRIDKLFTERPEMGVRRMHQEISTPDNPVNIKRIHRLMRLMALEAVYQKPNLSKHAQGHQIYPYLLRGVNIQEPNHVWSTDITYIPMANGFLYLCVVIDWYTRFILGWRLSNTLLADFCIDALADAFAKWGQPCIFNRAGGPD, via the coding sequence TTGGCTCAAAAAAAAATTACGGACGAATTAATCGGTGACCGGTGTCGACTGATTGACCCTCAACATGAGCACCTCAGTATCGCTCAGCAATGTAACCTACTGAGCCTCCCTCGGTCGAGTTACTATTACCAGCCGTTAGGTGAGTCAGTCGAAAATCCGGCCTTGATGGTGCGCATCGACAAACTGTTTACCGAACGGCCGGAGATGGGTGTGCGTCGAATGCATCAGGAAATCAGCACGCCAGATAATCCAGTCAATATCAAACGTATACATCGATTAATGCGCTTGATGGCTCTAGAAGCGGTTTATCAGAAACCCAATCTCTCAAAACATGCTCAAGGTCATCAAATTTATCCTTACCTGCTGCGAGGGGTGAACATCCAGGAGCCTAACCACGTCTGGTCCACCGATATTACGTACATCCCAATGGCGAATGGATTTTTATATTTGTGCGTAGTCATCGATTGGTACACACGTTTCATTTTAGGTTGGCGCTTATCGAATACTCTACTGGCCGACTTTTGTATCGACGCTTTAGCCGATGCTTTTGCTAAATGGGGACAACCGTGTATTTTCAACCGCGCGGGCGGCCCCGACTGA
- a CDS encoding MBOAT family O-acyltransferase, with product MVFNSYTFILFFAVILVLHNLPFSWKVKKINLLLASYLFYALWNPPFILLLWLSTVVDFYMARLISVEQRPRNRKLLLTVSLVLNLGMLSYFKYGGFLLENFTALLSAMGIVFHAVKPDIILPIGISFYTFVTLSYTLDVYRRKFAPEPSFLNFALFVTYFPHLVAGPIVRPEDLIPQFKTPRRATGQQLSWGLFLLSLGLFMKVTIADGLLAASADLIFGLPFPVQPLDAWMGVLAFSGQIFCDFGGYSTCAIGVSLCLGFELPDNFRYPYAAIGFSDFWRRWHITLSTWLRDYLYIPLGGNRHGTVRTYINLMITMLLGGLWHGASWTFVVWGALHGLFLCIERFWRDRSAQRRAIRAEAMVDGSMLNRAAIIPPIHVSSPLAQFGLAMLTLLLVNITWVFFRAPTFGGATLLLLSMFGVIPNGAPMLTNLAILTVSSITIGIIVCHWLMRDSSLLAFSKRLPWWGLSLGWSSLLILVILTQKSSGSFIYFQF from the coding sequence ATGGTCTTCAATTCCTACACCTTCATTCTATTTTTTGCGGTCATTCTGGTGCTGCACAACCTGCCTTTTTCCTGGAAGGTAAAAAAGATAAACCTGCTGCTGGCCAGCTATCTGTTCTACGCCCTATGGAACCCGCCCTTCATTCTGCTACTGTGGCTGTCAACGGTCGTCGATTTCTACATGGCACGCCTGATTTCGGTTGAGCAGCGGCCTCGCAATCGAAAACTCCTGCTAACCGTCAGTCTGGTACTGAATCTGGGTATGCTGAGTTATTTCAAATACGGCGGGTTTCTGCTGGAAAACTTTACGGCACTCCTGTCGGCGATGGGCATCGTGTTTCATGCCGTAAAACCCGATATTATTCTACCCATCGGCATTTCCTTTTACACCTTCGTTACGCTCTCGTATACGCTGGACGTGTATCGACGCAAATTTGCGCCCGAACCTTCGTTTCTGAACTTCGCGCTGTTTGTTACGTATTTCCCCCACCTGGTGGCTGGCCCGATTGTGCGTCCGGAAGACCTGATTCCGCAGTTCAAAACACCGCGCCGGGCCACGGGGCAGCAACTGAGCTGGGGGCTATTTCTGCTTTCACTAGGCTTATTCATGAAGGTAACGATTGCCGACGGGCTGCTGGCAGCATCTGCTGATCTGATCTTTGGCCTGCCGTTTCCGGTGCAACCGCTCGATGCCTGGATGGGCGTATTAGCCTTTTCGGGGCAAATTTTCTGCGATTTCGGTGGCTATTCGACCTGCGCCATTGGTGTGTCGTTGTGTCTGGGGTTTGAACTGCCCGATAATTTTCGGTATCCCTATGCGGCCATTGGGTTCTCCGATTTCTGGCGTCGCTGGCACATTACGCTGTCAACCTGGCTGCGTGATTACCTGTATATCCCCTTGGGGGGCAACCGGCACGGCACCGTTAGAACATATATAAACCTGATGATTACGATGCTGTTGGGTGGGCTCTGGCATGGAGCGTCGTGGACGTTTGTTGTGTGGGGGGCGCTACATGGGTTGTTTCTCTGCATCGAGCGATTCTGGCGCGACAGGTCGGCTCAGCGTCGGGCAATTCGGGCGGAGGCAATGGTCGACGGGTCGATGCTGAATCGTGCCGCTATTATTCCACCCATACACGTTTCCAGTCCGCTTGCTCAGTTTGGGCTGGCGATGCTGACACTGCTTTTGGTAAACATTACGTGGGTCTTTTTCCGGGCTCCTACGTTCGGTGGTGCTACCTTGCTGCTGCTGTCGATGTTTGGTGTTATTCCCAATGGCGCGCCTATGCTCACGAACCTGGCCATCCTGACGGTCAGTAGTATTACGATCGGCATTATTGTCTGTCACTGGCTGATGCGGGACAGTTCGCTGCTTGCGTTTTCGAAACGGCTGCCCTGGTGGGGGCTAAGTCTTGGCTGGTCAAGTCTGCTCATTCTGGTAATTCTGACCCAGAAAAGTAGCGGGTCCTTTATATACTTTCAGTTTTAG
- a CDS encoding SDR family NAD(P)-dependent oxidoreductase: MRLKDRIAIVTGAARGIGQAYCLALSREGALVVAVDILSCAQTVSDVQKAGGQVSEITTNIENWQAVQAMTDSVLQHYGRIDILVNNAALIPKLAPFDEVSEDEWDQVMAVNVKGMWLFCKAFIPIMRQQGKGRIINISSNTIWAGTPMLLPYVASKGAILSFTRTLARELAGSGINVNCVTPGLTLTEGVQQMAPPETVEYIQSITLDQQIIKRREEPNDLAGAVVFLASDDSDFITGQTINVDGGWTHH; this comes from the coding sequence ATGAGGCTAAAAGATCGGATTGCTATCGTTACGGGGGCTGCTCGTGGCATCGGCCAGGCATACTGTCTGGCTTTATCCCGCGAGGGTGCTCTGGTGGTGGCAGTTGATATCCTGTCCTGTGCACAAACCGTTTCGGACGTACAGAAAGCGGGTGGGCAGGTGTCGGAAATAACAACCAATATAGAGAATTGGCAGGCCGTTCAGGCCATGACCGACAGTGTCCTGCAACACTACGGCCGGATTGATATTCTGGTTAATAATGCAGCCCTGATTCCTAAGCTCGCTCCCTTTGATGAGGTTTCGGAAGACGAATGGGATCAGGTGATGGCTGTCAACGTAAAGGGGATGTGGCTGTTTTGTAAGGCCTTTATTCCCATTATGCGCCAGCAGGGAAAAGGTAGGATCATAAACATCTCCTCCAATACGATATGGGCGGGCACGCCAATGCTCTTGCCCTACGTAGCATCGAAAGGGGCAATTCTGTCGTTCACCCGTACCCTGGCCCGCGAGTTAGCCGGCTCAGGCATCAATGTGAACTGTGTTACGCCCGGCCTTACGTTGACGGAGGGGGTCCAGCAAATGGCACCCCCGGAAACGGTTGAGTACATTCAGTCCATTACGCTTGACCAGCAGATTATCAAGCGCCGGGAAGAACCGAATGATCTCGCGGGCGCAGTGGTATTTCTGGCTTCGGATGACAGTGATTTCATTACCGGCCAGACGATCAACGTGGATGGCGGATGGACCCATCATTAA
- a CDS encoding Gfo/Idh/MocA family oxidoreductase gives MGHPLGATISDTKNEAYLRKQASGADLLTIPFAHTLAAVCDVLGSIRELSANVHTRYPRVKVLDSGTYIEADAPDYISVIASLTNGAPLSMEYTGGHPVYGDAFSWQIEGTTGQLVITASTGHTQLANIAITRYSPSGQEPERIEIAGMDHFGPHTNVKEIYRRLASDILNGTQTAPSFEEAVWLHKLIDDIRLSSRTGQRISQATPVGNLAY, from the coding sequence TTGGGCCACCCCCTGGGGGCTACGATCAGCGATACAAAAAACGAGGCATATTTACGGAAGCAAGCCAGTGGGGCTGACCTGCTGACCATCCCGTTCGCGCACACGCTTGCCGCTGTCTGCGATGTGCTGGGCAGTATCCGTGAATTATCCGCCAACGTTCACACGCGCTATCCACGGGTAAAAGTGCTCGATTCGGGTACATATATCGAGGCTGACGCGCCTGATTATATCTCGGTGATCGCCAGCCTGACCAACGGTGCCCCGCTTTCTATGGAGTATACGGGTGGGCATCCGGTTTATGGGGACGCTTTTAGTTGGCAAATTGAGGGAACAACGGGGCAGTTGGTTATAACAGCCTCCACCGGACATACCCAACTGGCGAATATCGCCATTACGCGTTATTCTCCCTCCGGGCAGGAGCCAGAACGTATTGAGATAGCCGGTATGGACCATTTTGGGCCCCATACCAACGTCAAAGAAATCTACCGAAGGCTGGCTAGTGATATACTGAACGGAACCCAAACAGCTCCCTCGTTTGAGGAGGCTGTTTGGCTGCACAAGTTGATAGACGACATTCGCCTTTCCTCCCGGACCGGACAACGGATAAGTCAGGCAACTCCAGTTGGGAACCTGGCTTATTAG
- a CDS encoding AraC family transcriptional regulator, translating into MINRIYAPHPALISFIKGYQVVHVLTPAGSPLLTYPFPPHAVQNLSYYPRDSVDVFYYQTRQTSTAPTCIGVGAQISRVDLTMGRDHLIVATFFEPGGLHRLLGIPMAEIFDFPLDVSLLWNAEIRRVNEQLRETTHYDKMQQIVEAFLLRQFQKKQALKHPIDRAFQFLEDPTRLVSLDYLADQACLSSRQFERKCYERLGLGPKMFRRLARFSKAFRLKEQRPDLDWLEVALHNNYYDLQHMRRDFKEFSGTTPTLLLEEETRSLLHPYSSHSF; encoded by the coding sequence ATGATCAATCGAATTTACGCTCCACATCCTGCCCTGATCAGTTTTATCAAGGGGTATCAAGTTGTTCATGTGCTGACCCCAGCCGGATCGCCTTTACTGACCTACCCGTTTCCACCCCATGCGGTGCAGAATTTATCATACTATCCACGCGATTCAGTCGATGTATTTTACTATCAAACCCGACAGACAAGTACTGCCCCCACCTGTATTGGCGTTGGCGCCCAGATTTCGCGAGTTGATTTGACGATGGGGCGAGATCACCTAATTGTTGCTACCTTTTTTGAGCCGGGCGGCTTACACCGACTGTTGGGCATTCCGATGGCCGAAATCTTTGATTTCCCATTAGATGTTTCTTTACTGTGGAACGCTGAAATCCGACGGGTGAACGAACAACTCCGGGAAACAACACACTATGACAAGATGCAGCAAATCGTCGAAGCCTTTTTGTTACGTCAGTTTCAGAAAAAGCAAGCCCTGAAGCACCCCATTGATAGGGCTTTTCAGTTCCTAGAAGACCCAACCCGATTGGTTTCACTGGATTATCTGGCTGACCAGGCTTGTCTAAGCTCCCGGCAGTTCGAACGCAAATGCTACGAACGGTTAGGACTGGGGCCCAAAATGTTCCGACGACTAGCGCGATTTAGTAAAGCCTTTCGTCTGAAAGAGCAACGGCCCGACCTGGATTGGCTCGAGGTTGCCCTTCACAATAACTACTATGATCTTCAGCACATGCGTCGAGATTTTAAAGAATTTTCGGGCACGACTCCCACCTTGTTGTTGGAAGAGGAAACCCGTTCGCTACTACATCCTTACAGTTCCCACAGTTTTTAA
- a CDS encoding histidine kinase, whose protein sequence is MRSLFLLALLLNWFAVSGQAPPVFIISEIPQQGVLLDKNWKWQTGDNPQWAKPEFDDRRWQGIDPTKDIRELPQLHQASIGWFRLRFSLADSLDSQLALMIWQSGATEVYLDGKRIHRLGKLSSDPNQIKALNPAGKPVSFPISNFTQHLLAVRYALQADLSYPPKSNYESRGFKAILNTLERAIDQDRQFKDFEGDSFRLGVFFIMGILSLAIYLFYPVQKANLYFSAYAFLQATGWFVLLYTLHHDEIEPQYLLHIILLISEIIADLFMLWAIYTLLAQPKGWSFKWLVVLAVFNSFADAFIYGWGWLIYATLYSNLISIDITRIAVKSVRNGRKGAWIIMVGCMGFLVFWALFSLQWLDFLKPLIPSRILFNIALLSIPVSVSLYLAYEFALTHRSLQQQIIEVKNLSREKQQLLTTQNQILERQLAQRTQEIEQQSRLLESQRIRQLETEFEQKLADTEMTALRAQMNPHFIFNCLNSIKLYTLDNEADKASDYLTKFARLIRLVLENSRSELVPLQNELEALQLYIELEAMRFKQKVEFSIQVAPEIDQRFIHIPPLLLQPYVENAIWHGLMHKAEGGTVTVEVTQPQENLLHIEITDDGVGRQRADELKSKSAGKHKSFGMQVTADRIRMINQLYNIHTQARILDLVDSFGEACGTQVILEIPV, encoded by the coding sequence ATGCGCTCACTGTTTCTCCTGGCTCTGTTGCTGAATTGGTTTGCCGTATCAGGGCAGGCTCCGCCCGTGTTTATAATCAGCGAGATACCCCAACAGGGCGTTCTGCTAGACAAAAATTGGAAGTGGCAGACAGGGGATAATCCGCAGTGGGCAAAGCCGGAATTTGATGATCGTCGCTGGCAGGGTATTGATCCAACGAAAGACATCAGGGAGTTACCTCAGTTACACCAGGCTTCAATTGGCTGGTTTCGGTTGCGATTTTCACTGGCCGACTCCCTTGATAGTCAGTTAGCCCTCATGATCTGGCAGTCAGGTGCTACTGAAGTTTACTTAGATGGAAAGCGCATTCACCGCTTAGGGAAACTAAGTAGCGATCCGAACCAGATAAAAGCACTCAATCCCGCTGGCAAGCCTGTTTCTTTCCCTATCAGCAACTTTACCCAACATCTACTGGCAGTACGGTATGCGCTTCAAGCCGACCTATCCTATCCGCCCAAGTCTAATTACGAGAGTCGAGGCTTTAAGGCTATTCTAAACACCCTGGAAAGGGCCATTGATCAAGACCGTCAATTCAAAGATTTTGAAGGAGACTCCTTCAGGCTTGGCGTGTTTTTTATCATGGGAATCTTGTCTCTGGCTATTTACCTGTTTTATCCGGTGCAGAAAGCAAATCTGTATTTTTCTGCTTACGCTTTTTTGCAGGCAACAGGTTGGTTTGTATTACTTTATACGCTTCATCATGATGAGATTGAACCGCAATATCTGCTGCATATTATATTGTTGATCAGCGAAATAATCGCGGATTTATTTATGCTATGGGCTATTTATACATTATTGGCACAGCCTAAAGGCTGGAGTTTTAAATGGCTGGTAGTTTTAGCTGTTTTCAATTCATTTGCCGATGCTTTTATTTATGGCTGGGGTTGGCTAATCTATGCTACGCTCTACAGTAATCTAATCAGTATTGACATCACGCGGATAGCCGTCAAATCGGTTAGAAATGGGCGAAAAGGAGCCTGGATTATAATGGTCGGGTGCATGGGATTCCTCGTGTTTTGGGCCTTATTTTCGCTGCAATGGTTAGATTTCCTTAAGCCGCTCATCCCCTCCCGTATATTATTTAATATAGCTCTACTGAGCATTCCCGTTTCGGTATCACTCTACCTGGCCTATGAGTTTGCCTTAACCCACCGTTCGTTACAGCAACAAATAATCGAAGTCAAAAATCTTTCACGGGAGAAACAGCAGTTATTAACTACGCAGAACCAAATTCTGGAACGCCAATTGGCCCAGCGCACTCAGGAGATTGAACAACAAAGCCGCCTGCTGGAAAGCCAGCGCATTCGTCAACTCGAAACCGAATTCGAACAGAAACTGGCCGATACCGAGATGACTGCTCTGCGGGCTCAGATGAATCCGCACTTCATTTTCAATTGCCTTAACTCCATCAAACTCTACACCCTCGACAACGAAGCCGACAAAGCCTCCGACTACCTGACTAAGTTTGCCCGACTGATTCGGCTCGTGCTGGAAAACTCCCGCTCTGAATTAGTCCCGCTTCAAAACGAGCTGGAAGCCCTTCAACTCTACATCGAACTGGAAGCCATGCGTTTCAAACAAAAGGTCGAGTTCAGCATTCAGGTTGCCCCCGAAATCGACCAGCGGTTTATCCATATTCCGCCCTTATTACTACAACCTTACGTCGAAAACGCCATCTGGCATGGGCTGATGCACAAAGCTGAAGGCGGCACAGTAACCGTGGAAGTGACTCAGCCACAGGAGAATCTACTGCATATAGAAATCACCGACGATGGCGTAGGACGGCAGCGAGCAGATGAGTTAAAGAGTAAGTCGGCAGGTAAGCACAAGTCGTTCGGTATGCAGGTAACAGCGGACCGGATCAGGATGATCAATCAGTTATATAACATCCATACGCAGGCCCGGATTCTGGATCTGGTCGATAGTTTCGGCGAGGCTTGTGGCACACAGGTTATTTTAGAGATACCCGTATGA
- a CDS encoding DinB family protein gives MTETQMLINQTDNAYQWVNKLVESVPLDKWTIIPPTVESSIDWQLGHLIISHYFHSIMVIRGHQMDILQQLPIRDYSELFTAAGPSLSIGKVDSVQLIADLQFMQQKSLAILATLETSELDDLLEPTHTPHPIATTKREAVDWNIKHTMYHCGQIGLIKRVVDERHDFGLRLAK, from the coding sequence ATGACTGAAACCCAGATGTTGATCAATCAAACCGATAACGCGTATCAATGGGTTAATAAGCTGGTTGAGTCAGTGCCGCTTGACAAGTGGACGATCATTCCTCCGACAGTAGAATCCAGTATTGATTGGCAGCTTGGACATTTGATTATAAGTCATTATTTTCATTCCATTATGGTAATTCGGGGGCACCAAATGGATATACTTCAACAGTTGCCAATCCGAGACTACAGTGAGTTGTTCACAGCAGCAGGCCCTTCCCTGTCAATAGGTAAAGTAGATTCAGTTCAATTAATAGCTGACTTGCAATTCATGCAACAAAAGTCGTTGGCTATCTTAGCAACTCTGGAAACTTCAGAACTAGATGATCTGCTAGAACCCACTCATACACCTCATCCAATCGCTACCACAAAACGGGAGGCCGTTGATTGGAATATAAAGCACACCATGTACCACTGTGGCCAGATTGGACTCATTAAGCGCGTGGTGGATGAGCGCCATGATTTCGGCCTACGATTAGCAAAATGA
- a CDS encoding integrase core domain-containing protein, whose amino-acid sequence MLLLNGDNRVFSTARAAPTDQGSQFTCKDFLTPLQEREVAISMDSKGRALDNIFVERFWRTLNRVAGAIRTCLFAGLSRWFILFKGLDTYFHFYNYQRKHQSLDYKTPAQLYVEQTKGE is encoded by the coding sequence ATGCTTTTGCTAAATGGGGACAACCGTGTATTTTCAACCGCGCGGGCGGCCCCGACTGATCAAGGAAGTCAATTCACCTGTAAAGACTTTTTAACACCTCTACAAGAGCGAGAAGTTGCCATAAGCATGGATTCGAAGGGCCGTGCCTTAGACAATATTTTTGTCGAGCGATTTTGGCGAACGCTCAACCGGGTGGCCGGAGCCATACGAACATGTTTATTTGCGGGCTTATCCAGATGGTTTATCCTTTTTAAAGGGCTGGATACGTACTTCCACTTTTACAACTACCAGCGTAAGCACCAATCGTTAGACTACAAGACACCTGCTCAATTATACGTCGAACAAACGAAGGGGGAATGA
- a CDS encoding LytR/AlgR family response regulator transcription factor, with protein sequence MKALIIDDEPDNVRLLALQLARHCPQVDVIGQFTDSIDGLKAIQSLRPALVFLDIEMPLMNGFQLLEKVGEITFHIVFVTAYDQYAVRAFRFSALDYLLKPIDTVDLIATVRRAETTARINPQQLDLMRQYYPASAAGVSPITKGRIALPHASGMVFVETKQIVYCESDSNYTRFYLANGEQYVIAKTLGDVQDVLETGDFVRVHRQYIVNLEHIQKLVKGEGTYLLLTNGVNIPVARQQKDRLMERFGWV encoded by the coding sequence ATGAAAGCCCTCATCATTGACGACGAACCGGATAATGTAAGGCTGCTGGCCCTGCAACTGGCCCGGCATTGTCCGCAGGTTGACGTTATAGGCCAGTTTACGGATAGCATCGACGGCCTGAAAGCGATTCAGAGCCTCCGACCGGCACTGGTTTTTTTAGATATTGAGATGCCCCTCATGAATGGGTTTCAACTGCTGGAAAAGGTTGGTGAAATTACGTTTCATATCGTGTTCGTGACCGCATATGACCAGTATGCGGTGCGGGCCTTTCGGTTTAGTGCGCTGGATTATCTGCTTAAACCCATTGATACCGTGGATCTGATTGCGACCGTACGTCGGGCCGAAACCACAGCCCGCATCAACCCCCAGCAACTGGATCTGATGCGGCAATATTATCCTGCCAGTGCGGCAGGTGTTAGCCCAATTACGAAAGGGAGGATTGCTTTACCACATGCCAGCGGGATGGTTTTTGTGGAAACAAAGCAGATTGTTTATTGCGAATCGGATAGTAACTACACGCGTTTCTATTTGGCCAATGGCGAGCAGTATGTGATTGCCAAAACTCTGGGGGATGTCCAGGACGTACTCGAAACGGGTGATTTCGTACGTGTTCACCGACAGTATATCGTCAACCTGGAGCACATTCAAAAATTAGTGAAAGGAGAGGGCACCTATCTTTTGTTAACCAATGGTGTCAATATACCCGTTGCCCGACAACAGAAAGACCGTCTGATGGAACGATTTGGGTGGGTGTAA
- a CDS encoding nuclear transport factor 2 family protein yields MKITLISLVSATMLLVFSICSSAQTTGEEAAIRQVLHASHLAFNKRELKVFSGYFIQSPTLYYQVTTADNHLYMARGWEAMTHMVGNHMKDDPQDFPADPTPIPSTDTHIHVNGNTAWVDETTHWEGDGKKWNGRDLLILEKQAAGWKIAALTTQVYSEGNLIEIK; encoded by the coding sequence ATGAAAATTACCCTGATCTCCTTGGTATCAGCTACCATGCTGCTGGTATTTTCAATCTGTTCATCTGCCCAAACGACGGGCGAAGAAGCCGCCATTCGGCAGGTGCTCCACGCTTCCCACCTTGCCTTCAATAAGCGTGAACTAAAGGTATTTTCCGGCTATTTTATCCAATCGCCAACGCTCTATTACCAGGTCACTACTGCGGATAATCACTTGTATATGGCACGAGGCTGGGAGGCTATGACGCACATGGTCGGGAATCACATGAAAGATGATCCACAAGATTTCCCAGCCGATCCTACCCCTATCCCCAGCACAGATACCCATATTCACGTCAATGGCAACACCGCCTGGGTCGATGAAACGACCCACTGGGAGGGTGACGGTAAAAAGTGGAATGGGCGTGACCTGCTGATTCTGGAAAAACAGGCGGCTGGATGGAAGATTGCCGCCCTGACGACCCAAGTATATTCGGAAGGCAATCTGATAGAAATTAAGTAA